A genomic region of Porticoccaceae bacterium LTM1 contains the following coding sequences:
- the ccoN gene encoding cytochrome-c oxidase, cbb3-type subunit I — translation MSNVATAGTMPAYNTKVVKAFSIMTVVWGVVGMAVGVLLAAQLVWPELNNLLQPYTHFGRLRPLHTNAVIFAFGGCALFATSYHVVQRTCRTPLISNTMAWFTFWGWQAVIVAAAITLPMGFTSAKEYAELEWPIDIAITIVWLAYAYVFFGTIMKRTIKHIYVANWFYGAFIITVAMLHVVNSMEVPVHMWKSYSVYSGAVDAMVQWWYGHNAVGFFLTAGFLGMMYYFVPKQAERPVYSYRLSIVHFWALISLYIWAGPHHLHYTALPDWAQTTGMVMSLVLWAPSWGGMINGIMTLSGAWHKLRTDPTLRFLVVSLSFYAMATFEGPMMAIKSVNALSHYTDWTIGHVHSGALGWVAMISIGAIYHLLPRLSGKKEMFSVPLINAHFWLATIGTVLYIASMWVNGITQGLMWRAFNVDGTLTYSFVEALEASMGGYIVRFIGGALFLAGMLVMTYNMYRTLADTKSEEPAVAETQVA, via the coding sequence ATGAGCAACGTTGCGACTGCCGGAACTATGCCGGCATACAACACTAAAGTGGTAAAGGCATTCTCCATCATGACTGTGGTGTGGGGTGTCGTTGGTATGGCGGTTGGTGTTCTGTTGGCAGCACAGTTGGTGTGGCCTGAACTGAATAACCTGCTGCAGCCATATACCCACTTTGGTCGTCTGAGACCGCTGCACACCAATGCGGTAATTTTTGCATTTGGTGGCTGCGCCCTGTTTGCTACCTCCTATCACGTTGTGCAGCGCACCTGTCGCACTCCGTTGATCTCCAACACCATGGCGTGGTTCACGTTCTGGGGTTGGCAGGCGGTGATTGTCGCAGCCGCGATTACCTTGCCGATGGGCTTTACCTCTGCCAAAGAATACGCCGAGCTGGAGTGGCCGATTGATATCGCCATTACCATCGTTTGGCTGGCGTACGCTTATGTGTTCTTCGGTACCATCATGAAGCGCACCATCAAGCACATCTACGTTGCCAACTGGTTCTACGGTGCGTTTATCATCACCGTTGCCATGCTGCACGTTGTTAACAGCATGGAAGTTCCGGTGCACATGTGGAAGTCCTACTCGGTATACTCCGGTGCTGTAGATGCCATGGTGCAGTGGTGGTACGGCCACAACGCAGTGGGCTTCTTCCTGACCGCTGGCTTCCTGGGCATGATGTACTACTTCGTACCCAAGCAGGCTGAGCGTCCGGTTTACTCTTATCGTCTGTCGATCGTGCACTTCTGGGCGCTGATCTCCCTGTACATCTGGGCCGGCCCGCACCACCTGCACTACACTGCGCTGCCTGATTGGGCGCAGACCACCGGTATGGTTATGTCACTGGTTCTGTGGGCTCCTTCCTGGGGTGGAATGATCAACGGCATCATGACCCTGTCCGGTGCCTGGCACAAACTGCGTACTGACCCGACTCTGCGGTTCCTGGTGGTTTCCCTGTCGTTCTACGCTATGGCTACCTTTGAAGGCCCAATGATGGCGATCAAGTCTGTGAACGCTCTGTCTCACTACACTGATTGGACAATCGGCCACGTTCACTCCGGTGCTCTGGGCTGGGTAGCGATGATCTCTATCGGTGCGATTTACCACCTGCTGCCGAGACTGTCTGGCAAAAAAGAGATGTTCAGCGTTCCGCTCATCAATGCGCACTTCTGGCTGGCCACTATCGGTACCGTTCTGTACATCGCCTCCATGTGGGTGAACGGCATTACCCAAGGTCTGATGTGGCGCGCCTTTAACGTAGACGGCACTCTGACTTACAGCTTTGTGGAAGCACTTGAAGCAAGCATGGGTGGTTACATCGTTCGCTTTATCGGTGGCGCTCTGTTCCTGGCCGGTATGCTGGTGATGACTTACAACATGTACCGCACACTCGCTGACACCAAGTCAGAAGAGCCTGCGGTTGCTGAGACCCAGGTCGCGTAA
- the ccoO gene encoding cytochrome-c oxidase, cbb3-type subunit II, which translates to MKHDFIEKNIGLMTILILVAVSFGGLAQIVPLFYQTETTEPIDGLKPLPALVLEGRDIYIREGCHVCHTQMIRPFRAETERYGHYSLASEHVYEHPFLWGSKRTGPDLARVGGRYSDEWHKAHLYNPRDVVPESNMPEFPWLFSNKLDGKYTAKKMEALKAVGVPYTEEDIAGARDAVKGQYEIDALVAYLQQLGTLLKQKR; encoded by the coding sequence GTGAAACACGATTTTATTGAAAAAAATATTGGCCTGATGACCATCCTTATTCTGGTGGCGGTCAGCTTTGGTGGCCTGGCACAAATCGTGCCGCTGTTTTACCAGACTGAAACCACTGAGCCGATTGATGGCCTGAAGCCGCTGCCAGCATTGGTTCTGGAAGGTCGCGACATCTACATTCGTGAAGGCTGCCATGTTTGCCACACCCAGATGATTCGCCCGTTCCGCGCCGAAACCGAGCGTTACGGTCACTACTCGCTGGCCAGTGAGCACGTGTATGAGCATCCATTCCTGTGGGGCTCCAAGCGTACCGGTCCAGACCTGGCTCGAGTTGGTGGTCGCTACAGTGACGAATGGCACAAAGCGCACCTTTATAACCCGCGCGATGTAGTACCTGAGTCCAACATGCCGGAATTCCCGTGGTTGTTCAGCAACAAGCTGGACGGCAAGTACACCGCCAAGAAAATGGAAGCGCTGAAAGCGGTTGGTGTTCCTTACACCGAAGAGGACATTGCCGGTGCTCGCGACGCGGTGAAAGGCCAGTACGAAATTGACGCCCTGGTGGCTTATCTGCAACAGCTGGGCACTCTGCTCAAGCAGAAGCGTTAG
- a CDS encoding cbb3-type cytochrome c oxidase subunit 3: MDKGTLQGIGTILAMIAFFGIVWWAYSKHKKKDFDEAAGLPFEDGELDDEQNPEKRQD; the protein is encoded by the coding sequence ATGGATAAAGGCACCCTGCAGGGTATAGGCACCATCCTGGCGATGATCGCGTTTTTCGGCATCGTCTGGTGGGCTTACAGTAAACACAAAAAGAAAGATTTTGATGAGGCTGCCGGACTGCCGTTTGAAGACGGTGAGCTGGATGACGAACAAAATCCTGAGAAGAGGCAAGACTGA
- the ccoP gene encoding cytochrome-c oxidase, cbb3-type subunit III, translating into MSTFWSIWISACVIIVIGGCTWLLLANRKVELRGEDAESGEVPTTGHIYDGIEEYDNPLPAWWFKSFLGTVIFGVAYFIWYPGMGAWEGAAKYFSDDGKAWTQEVQWERQVAAADEKYGPVFEQFHSTPISELVNNPDALKMASRLFANNCAICHGTGAQGGYGFPNLTDKDWLYGGEPETIKATITHGRKGAMPAWGEVIGEQGVLDVTEYVLSLSGLEHNAEQAVAGAEVFKATCTTCHGADGKGMKELGAPNLTDDVWLYKSPRFSLRESIRHSVRNGRSGNMPAQQDQLTPAKIHLLATYVYSLSLEE; encoded by the coding sequence ATGAGCACCTTCTGGAGTATCTGGATCTCCGCATGCGTAATCATCGTGATTGGCGGTTGTACCTGGTTGCTACTGGCCAACCGTAAAGTTGAATTACGCGGAGAAGACGCTGAAAGCGGTGAAGTACCAACTACCGGCCATATTTATGACGGTATTGAAGAGTACGACAACCCACTGCCAGCCTGGTGGTTTAAAAGCTTTTTGGGCACTGTGATTTTTGGTGTCGCCTACTTTATCTGGTATCCCGGTATGGGTGCCTGGGAAGGGGCTGCCAAGTATTTCAGTGACGATGGTAAGGCCTGGACTCAGGAAGTACAGTGGGAGCGTCAGGTAGCTGCGGCTGACGAGAAATACGGTCCGGTATTTGAGCAGTTCCACAGTACACCGATCAGCGAACTGGTTAATAACCCGGATGCACTGAAAATGGCCAGCCGCCTGTTTGCCAACAACTGTGCGATCTGTCACGGTACCGGCGCACAGGGTGGTTACGGCTTCCCGAACCTGACTGACAAAGACTGGTTGTACGGCGGCGAGCCGGAGACCATCAAAGCGACCATTACTCACGGCCGTAAAGGTGCGATGCCTGCGTGGGGTGAAGTGATCGGTGAGCAGGGTGTTCTGGATGTAACCGAGTACGTACTGAGCCTGAGTGGTCTGGAGCACAACGCTGAGCAAGCCGTTGCTGGTGCCGAAGTGTTCAAGGCGACCTGTACCACCTGTCACGGTGCTGACGGTAAAGGAATGAAAGAGCTGGGTGCTCCCAACCTGACCGACGATGTCTGGTTGTACAAGAGCCCGCGTTTCAGCCTGCGGGAAAGTATTCGTCACTCGGTGCGCAATGGCCGCAGTGGCAACATGCCGGCTCAACAGGATCAGTTGACCCCGGCGAAGATTCACCTTCTGGCGACATACGTTTACAGCTTGTCATTAGAAGAGTAA
- the ccoG gene encoding cytochrome c oxidase accessory protein CcoG → MSENKASRIELAQEEEVVRIVDLYQSGEKIYTRRIKGFFRSLQHWTWLPLLSAYFLLPWINLNGRQIVWFDLAERKFYVFGLTFWPQDFILLAWLLIIAAFALFAMTVLVGRVWCGFTCPQTVWTMIFMWAEDFWEGDRNQRIKLDKAPWSFNKVVRKSGKQATWVLIAFLTGLTFVGYFNPIRELVVDLFRFDAELQVAFWVLFFAGATYANAGFMREQVCKYMCPYSRFQGSMFDADTLIVSYNQERGEGRGPRKKGEDYKAKGLGDCVDCTLCVQVCPVGIDIRDGLQYECISCGLCVDACNAVMDKMDYPRGLISFTTENTLKHKKTRILRPRLVGYVLAVVLMSAAFLYTMVSRVPVSVDVVRDRAMLYRELSSGEVENIYTLKINNMDTRDHRYHIEVKGDYDFIYKGDEEVNVAEGEVLSVLVRLRLNPQEMTVPNTDVTFVVESLTDDSVRGEQESRFLGPRNF, encoded by the coding sequence ATGTCAGAGAATAAAGCTTCTCGAATAGAACTCGCTCAGGAAGAAGAAGTCGTCAGGATTGTCGACCTTTATCAGAGTGGTGAGAAGATTTATACCCGCCGTATCAAGGGTTTCTTTCGTTCCTTACAGCACTGGACCTGGCTGCCTCTGCTCTCTGCATATTTCCTGCTGCCGTGGATTAACCTTAACGGACGTCAAATCGTCTGGTTTGATCTGGCCGAACGCAAATTCTATGTATTTGGCCTGACCTTCTGGCCGCAAGATTTTATTCTGCTGGCCTGGCTGTTGATTATTGCCGCGTTTGCCCTTTTTGCCATGACGGTCCTGGTGGGGCGGGTATGGTGCGGTTTTACCTGCCCGCAAACGGTCTGGACCATGATCTTTATGTGGGCGGAAGATTTCTGGGAAGGGGATCGCAACCAGCGTATCAAGCTGGATAAGGCTCCGTGGTCATTTAACAAAGTCGTACGCAAAAGTGGTAAACAAGCTACCTGGGTATTGATTGCCTTTTTGACCGGCCTCACTTTTGTCGGTTACTTCAACCCGATTCGCGAACTGGTGGTTGACCTGTTCCGGTTTGATGCAGAGCTGCAAGTTGCCTTCTGGGTACTGTTTTTTGCCGGCGCAACTTACGCCAATGCCGGATTTATGCGCGAGCAGGTGTGCAAGTACATGTGCCCCTATTCACGTTTCCAGGGCTCTATGTTTGATGCGGACACCCTGATTGTCTCCTACAACCAGGAGCGCGGTGAGGGACGTGGACCGCGCAAAAAAGGCGAAGATTACAAAGCCAAAGGACTTGGTGACTGCGTTGACTGTACACTCTGTGTGCAGGTCTGCCCGGTAGGTATCGATATTCGCGACGGCCTGCAGTACGAGTGCATCAGCTGTGGCTTGTGTGTAGATGCCTGTAATGCCGTAATGGACAAAATGGATTACCCTCGCGGGTTAATCAGCTTCACAACTGAAAACACCCTCAAGCACAAAAAGACCCGTATACTGCGCCCGCGCCTGGTGGGATATGTGTTGGCTGTAGTGCTGATGTCGGCAGCGTTTCTGTACACTATGGTCAGTCGTGTACCGGTAAGTGTGGACGTGGTGCGAGATCGCGCCATGCTCTACCGTGAACTCTCCAGTGGTGAAGTTGAAAATATCTACACCCTCAAAATAAACAACATGGACACTCGCGATCACCGCTACCACATCGAGGTAAAAGGTGATTACGACTTCATCTACAAAGGTGATGAAGAAGTAAATGTTGCTGAAGGTGAGGTGCTGAGTGTTTTGGTACGACTGCGATTGAACCCACAGGAAATGACGGTGCCCAATACCGATGTTACTTTTGTGGTGGAGTCACTCACCGATGACAGTGTTCGCGGTGAGCAGGAGAGCCGCTTCCTCGGGCCGAGAAACTTTTAA
- a CDS encoding FixH family protein, giving the protein MGKIGIDQSGVNQSERNALNKPVSKSWYRNFWPWAIVVLMVSCIVAVLWTVNIAIRGADDMVVDNYYKDGKFINQVLDQDVRASELKLRAMVSFNLNSDTLNISLEGEGQLPQNLRLKLLHPVEADNDKTVELKGNGSGSYSATLSDDLQYRYLLRLLPGDNDEWRLNGEIDFARTSETVLLSQ; this is encoded by the coding sequence ATGGGTAAAATTGGCATCGACCAATCCGGTGTTAATCAATCAGAGAGAAATGCCTTGAATAAACCAGTTTCCAAATCCTGGTACCGCAATTTTTGGCCATGGGCGATTGTTGTGTTGATGGTGAGCTGCATTGTTGCCGTGCTGTGGACTGTGAATATCGCCATTCGCGGCGCCGACGATATGGTGGTGGATAACTACTATAAAGACGGCAAGTTTATCAATCAGGTACTGGATCAGGATGTTCGCGCCAGTGAGCTGAAATTGCGAGCCATGGTTAGCTTTAACCTCAACAGTGATACCCTCAATATTTCCCTGGAAGGGGAAGGGCAGCTGCCGCAAAACCTGCGCCTGAAACTGCTGCACCCGGTTGAGGCCGATAATGATAAAACCGTCGAGCTGAAGGGCAATGGTAGTGGTAGTTACAGCGCTACTCTCAGCGACGACCTGCAGTACCGCTATCTGCTGCGACTGCTGCCTGGCGACAATGACGAATGGCGTCTGAACGGTGAAATTGATTTTGCCCGCACCAGCGAGACTGTTCTGCTGTCGCAATGA
- a CDS encoding heavy metal translocating P-type ATPase, with amino-acid sequence MSASDTNSKDCYHCGLPVPPNLNLTVDIGGRAEPMCCIGCQAVATAIVDGGLQNFYKYRSTQQPRPEHTEDSFAAYDLPAVQEDFVHIIEDEQGSRLRVELLVDGITCAACAWLIEHHLERIDGVTAVRVNVTTHRCWLEWDNTRVKLSTLLSSLAQIGYAARPASDEEVRDARRRENNRALQRLGVAGIGMMQAGMFAVALYAGAFDEMLQLLRWVSLIVATPVVLFAAAPFFQAAWRSLKSRVLVMDVPVSLAIGLAYLASVWATVSGGGEVYFDSVSMFTFFLLVGRYLEMRVRHRNELRMEGLGQLLPPVATRVTEGDDESVPVKLLKAGDVIRVAPGDVIPCDGEVISGNSSVVESVLTGEQRPVNKTAGSDVSAGTANTENPLLIKVTAAGNNTRLSSILRLVERAQMEKPRQVALADRVAGYFVGFVLVVATSVAMVWWQIEPGHALWVTLSVLVVTCPCALSLATPTALAVATHELRRRGFLVSRGHVIDTLVQADRIVFDKTGTLTTGDMSVQKVVCRSSVSEQKMLAIAAALEAGSRHPIAAAFADCDGGLRATTTDNRVGDGVSGTVEGIRYAIGREQYITELFGRTDDLPEMPGEGEVWLMLASESAVLGWIMVRDRLRVDARETVETLQSAGLTVELLSGDRPAAVAAMANHLGIDHWQGGVTPEQKLAHVRQLQQAGHKVVMVGDGINDVPVLSGADVSVAMGEAADVTRIHADSILMSSQLLGFASAVKFAAKTGRVIRQNLAWALGYNLLALPLAAAGLVPPWAAAIGMSASSLIVVVNALRLARSERGQTTNVAYLESEVTHG; translated from the coding sequence ATGAGTGCCTCTGACACTAACTCTAAAGACTGCTATCACTGTGGTCTGCCTGTTCCCCCAAACCTTAACCTGACCGTCGATATTGGCGGTCGGGCAGAGCCAATGTGCTGTATTGGCTGTCAGGCAGTGGCCACCGCCATCGTTGATGGCGGCTTGCAGAATTTCTACAAATACCGTTCCACCCAACAGCCCCGCCCCGAACACACCGAAGACAGCTTTGCCGCCTACGACCTGCCAGCCGTGCAGGAGGACTTTGTTCACATCATCGAAGATGAGCAGGGTAGTCGCTTACGAGTTGAACTGCTGGTGGATGGTATTACCTGTGCCGCCTGTGCCTGGCTGATTGAACATCACCTGGAGCGCATTGATGGTGTCACTGCGGTGCGAGTCAATGTCACTACCCACCGCTGCTGGTTGGAGTGGGATAACACCCGGGTCAAACTCAGTACCCTGCTGTCATCTCTGGCGCAAATCGGTTATGCAGCGCGTCCGGCCAGTGATGAAGAGGTTCGCGATGCCCGCCGTCGTGAAAACAACCGTGCATTGCAACGCCTCGGCGTGGCGGGAATTGGCATGATGCAGGCGGGTATGTTTGCCGTGGCACTCTACGCCGGAGCCTTTGACGAGATGCTGCAACTGTTGCGCTGGGTCAGCCTGATTGTGGCGACACCGGTTGTTTTGTTTGCTGCAGCACCATTCTTTCAGGCTGCCTGGCGCAGCTTGAAGAGCCGTGTATTGGTGATGGATGTGCCGGTATCACTGGCCATCGGTCTGGCTTACCTGGCCAGTGTATGGGCAACGGTTTCCGGTGGCGGTGAAGTCTATTTTGACTCGGTGTCGATGTTTACCTTCTTCCTGCTTGTCGGGCGCTATCTGGAAATGCGGGTTCGCCATCGCAATGAACTGCGTATGGAAGGGCTCGGTCAGTTATTGCCGCCGGTAGCGACCAGGGTGACTGAAGGTGATGATGAATCAGTTCCGGTCAAACTTCTGAAGGCTGGCGATGTGATTCGTGTGGCACCGGGGGATGTAATTCCTTGCGATGGCGAGGTGATCAGTGGCAACTCCAGTGTGGTGGAATCTGTGCTCACAGGAGAACAGCGGCCGGTAAACAAGACGGCAGGCAGCGATGTGAGTGCCGGCACCGCCAATACCGAAAACCCGCTGCTGATCAAGGTCACAGCCGCTGGCAACAACACTCGACTCTCCTCAATTCTGCGATTGGTTGAACGGGCGCAGATGGAGAAGCCCAGGCAGGTGGCATTGGCGGATCGGGTAGCCGGTTATTTTGTCGGTTTTGTGTTAGTGGTGGCGACCAGCGTGGCAATGGTCTGGTGGCAGATTGAGCCTGGCCATGCTCTGTGGGTGACGCTGTCGGTGCTGGTAGTCACTTGTCCCTGTGCGTTGTCTCTGGCGACACCAACTGCCCTGGCAGTGGCGACCCATGAGCTGCGTCGGCGCGGATTTCTGGTCAGTCGCGGTCATGTGATCGACACATTGGTACAGGCCGATCGTATCGTATTTGATAAAACCGGAACCCTCACCACTGGTGATATGTCGGTGCAAAAAGTAGTGTGCCGCAGCTCGGTAAGCGAACAGAAAATGCTCGCCATAGCCGCTGCCCTGGAGGCCGGTTCCCGACACCCGATTGCAGCGGCTTTTGCTGATTGTGATGGGGGGCTGAGGGCAACTACTACCGACAATCGTGTGGGCGACGGTGTCTCAGGTACTGTAGAAGGTATTCGTTATGCCATTGGCCGTGAACAGTACATCACTGAGCTGTTTGGCCGCACGGATGACCTGCCGGAGATGCCTGGCGAAGGTGAAGTATGGTTGATGCTGGCCAGTGAATCTGCGGTGCTGGGCTGGATTATGGTGCGTGATCGCCTGAGAGTTGACGCCAGGGAGACCGTAGAAACCTTGCAATCTGCCGGGCTGACTGTAGAGCTTCTGAGCGGAGATCGCCCGGCTGCTGTGGCTGCGATGGCTAACCACTTGGGTATTGATCATTGGCAGGGTGGAGTAACACCCGAGCAGAAACTGGCTCACGTTCGCCAATTGCAGCAGGCTGGCCATAAAGTGGTGATGGTGGGAGATGGTATCAACGATGTGCCGGTTCTCAGTGGCGCAGATGTGTCGGTTGCTATGGGTGAAGCTGCGGATGTCACGCGCATTCATGCCGACAGTATCCTGATGTCCAGCCAATTGCTCGGTTTCGCTTCAGCAGTCAAATTTGCGGCTAAAACGGGGCGGGTGATACGTCAAAACCTTGCCTGGGCACTGGGTTATAATCTGCTGGCACTGCCACTGGCGGCTGCCGGGTTAGTTCCCCCTTGGGCAGCGGCCATTGGTATGTCGGCCAGCTCCCTGATCGTGGTAGTAAATGCACTGCGCCTGGCGCGGTCTGAGCGTGGTCAAACTACTAACGTCGCCTATCTGGAGTCCGAAGTTACCCATGGATAG
- the ccoS gene encoding cbb3-type cytochrome oxidase assembly protein CcoS — MDSLYFLIPLSLLMLIGGVCVYFWAVKQGQYDDLDREGERILFDDETDDAPIDQQDSDKMSQDKK, encoded by the coding sequence ATGGATAGTCTCTATTTTCTTATTCCGTTGTCCTTGCTGATGCTCATTGGCGGTGTATGTGTCTATTTCTGGGCTGTGAAACAGGGTCAGTATGATGACCTTGACCGGGAAGGCGAGCGGATACTGTTTGACGATGAAACGGATGATGCCCCGATAGATCAACAAGACAGCGACAAAATGTCGCAGGATAAAAAGTAG
- a CDS encoding sulfite exporter TauE/SafE family protein — translation MIETAILTGLLTMGLTSGAHCIGMCGGIAAALGFAVDPQRTSLAQRLPVLLGYNFGRVISYSIAGAIVGWLGGVGNHYFDWMPILRTIAAVLLVMMAFYLAGWWHGLVRLEKLGSSFWKLLQPLGRKLMPVKGPWGALALGMVWGWLPCGLVYSALALAATTGNPASSALGMMIFGLCTIPAMLAGGIFSDQVREILQNKALRSVFALLLLGFAVWIFWTGAGHILFGQHDDSLLHCEPWH, via the coding sequence ATGATAGAAACCGCCATACTCACCGGACTGCTGACCATGGGCCTTACCAGTGGTGCCCACTGTATCGGTATGTGTGGTGGAATTGCGGCGGCACTTGGATTTGCTGTTGACCCGCAGCGCACCTCACTGGCACAGCGGTTACCGGTACTGCTGGGCTATAACTTTGGACGTGTTATCAGCTATAGCATTGCCGGCGCGATAGTTGGCTGGTTGGGCGGTGTTGGCAATCACTACTTCGACTGGATGCCGATTCTTCGCACCATTGCGGCGGTTCTGTTGGTGATGATGGCGTTTTATCTGGCAGGCTGGTGGCATGGACTGGTACGACTCGAAAAGCTCGGTAGCAGCTTTTGGAAGCTATTGCAGCCGCTGGGCCGCAAACTGATGCCGGTGAAAGGTCCCTGGGGAGCTTTGGCACTGGGTATGGTGTGGGGTTGGTTGCCTTGTGGCCTTGTGTATAGTGCGCTGGCCCTGGCGGCGACAACCGGCAATCCGGCCAGCTCGGCACTGGGCATGATGATTTTTGGTTTATGTACCATTCCAGCCATGCTGGCGGGAGGCATCTTTTCGGATCAGGTTCGGGAGATCCTGCAAAACAAGGCACTGCGGTCGGTGTTCGCTCTGCTGCTGCTTGGCTTTGCAGTATGGATTTTCTGGACTGGCGCCGGTCATATCCTGTTTGGCCAACATGACGACAGTCTGTTGCACTGCGAGCCCTGGCACTGA
- a CDS encoding Yip1 family protein codes for MFNHIPGLLFNPREEWKKIAHLSDESIKRQVPYFVLMALIPPIGFFWGTTQVGWSIGDTSEVYRVTIESAIPLTVLFYAALVVTVIWLGYFIHWMSRTYRADSFRMKDFVLVGYAMTPVFVAGIFSFWPVFWLDLLIATAACSYAIYQLYIAIPLLLHVPEERGFLYASAVMMMVLVLAVVMLGVTVVLWEMGMVPVFVD; via the coding sequence ATGTTCAATCATATTCCGGGATTGCTGTTTAATCCGCGCGAAGAGTGGAAAAAAATAGCCCACCTGTCTGACGAATCAATCAAGCGTCAGGTTCCGTATTTTGTGCTAATGGCACTGATTCCACCCATAGGGTTTTTCTGGGGTACAACCCAGGTGGGATGGTCAATTGGCGATACGAGCGAGGTTTATCGTGTCACGATTGAAAGTGCGATTCCGCTCACAGTTTTGTTTTACGCTGCTCTCGTAGTGACCGTTATCTGGTTGGGATACTTTATCCACTGGATGTCCCGTACCTATCGCGCAGATTCTTTCCGGATGAAAGACTTTGTACTGGTAGGTTACGCCATGACGCCGGTATTTGTAGCGGGCATCTTCAGCTTCTGGCCGGTATTCTGGCTGGATCTTTTGATTGCCACAGCCGCATGTAGCTATGCTATCTACCAGTTATATATTGCCATCCCGTTACTGCTTCATGTTCCCGAGGAGCGTGGCTTTCTTTACGCCAGTGCGGTGATGATGATGGTACTGGTACTGGCAGTGGTTATGCTCGGTGTCACAGTGGTGCTGTGGGAAATGGGTATGGTGCCGGTGTTTGTAGATTAA
- the gloA gene encoding lactoylglutathione lyase, whose product MRLLHTMLRVGDLDRSIAFYTELLGMKLLRRNDYPEGRFTLAFLGYGEIADSTVLELTHNWDTDSYELGNGFGHLAIEVDDVYQACDAIRAKGGNVVREAGPMKHGTTILAFVEDPDGYKIELLSKK is encoded by the coding sequence ATGCGACTGCTGCACACTATGCTGCGGGTGGGCGACCTGGATCGCTCCATTGCGTTTTATACCGAACTGCTGGGCATGAAATTACTGCGCCGCAATGACTACCCGGAAGGGCGGTTTACTCTGGCATTTCTGGGCTATGGCGAGATTGCTGATAGCACAGTATTGGAGCTGACCCATAACTGGGACACTGACAGTTACGAGCTTGGCAATGGCTTTGGTCATCTGGCGATCGAAGTGGATGATGTCTACCAGGCCTGTGACGCTATTCGCGCAAAAGGTGGTAATGTAGTGCGCGAAGCTGGCCCGATGAAACACGGTACTACGATACTGGCGTTTGTCGAAGATCCGGACGGTTATAAGATTGAATTGTTATCTAAAAAATAA